The proteins below are encoded in one region of Streptomyces sp. NBC_00490:
- a CDS encoding potassium channel family protein, which yields MSTPQDSDRDRPLRPHRARLLLPLLRSMAAVAAATLAYYLLPLDRDLDQHTATVLGMGLLGIGALLALQAVSIIGSSHPRLRAIEALTTAVPLFLLLFSATYFLYAQEQGAHSFSEPLSRNDALYFTVTVFATVGFGDIVPVSQTARVLTTCQMVADLILVGMIAKVMVGAVRLGLERRQSSPTPEERSP from the coding sequence ATGAGCACGCCCCAGGACAGCGACCGGGACCGCCCGCTGCGCCCGCACCGCGCGCGCCTGCTCCTGCCGCTCCTGCGCTCCATGGCCGCGGTGGCAGCCGCCACCCTGGCGTACTACCTGCTCCCCTTGGACCGTGACCTGGACCAGCACACCGCCACGGTGCTCGGCATGGGCCTGCTGGGCATCGGCGCGCTCCTTGCCTTGCAAGCGGTGAGCATCATCGGTTCGTCGCATCCTCGGCTGCGCGCCATCGAGGCGCTGACCACCGCCGTTCCCCTCTTTCTGCTGCTGTTCTCGGCCACCTACTTCCTGTACGCCCAAGAGCAAGGAGCGCACTCCTTCTCCGAACCGCTCAGCAGGAACGACGCCCTGTACTTCACGGTGACGGTCTTCGCGACCGTCGGCTTCGGCGACATCGTGCCCGTCTCCCAAACCGCCCGAGTCCTGACCACGTGCCAGATGGTGGCCGACCTCATCCTCGTAGGCATGATCGCGAAGGTCATGGTCGGGGCGGTCCGGCTCGGCCTGGAGCGACGACAGTCCTCGCCCACGCCGGAGGAGCGTTCACCATGA
- a CDS encoding DUF2254 domain-containing protein, translated as MKIVASWAARFRVRQYIKSSLWIVPLLGLVLGGILAEWAVAADGTGWPPSGWHYSTSTASGVLTAIVGAMVALLGFVVTIGVLVVQQATGTLSPRYMRLWYRDRLQKAVLATFTGTFAFAFSLLRSIEDDSVPDLGVTLAGGAVAISLVLLLVYLNRFTHSLRPVAIADLVARMGRAVFRRGAVEIRGAAPNADEQVPPGTPVMRICSERGGAIQSFNVTGLVAEAARHDCVFVVTRLIGDFAPPGAVLVEVHGGTSRPDPERVTGLVALGAERTIEQDPAFALRVLVDIAIRALSPAVNDPTTAVQVLNYIESFLHMARKAPLPGRYVLADRQGHPRLVLLGRDWESYLQLALCEIRDYGASSVQICRRLRALLDGLLETLPPERHPSVRAELSLLQESVEREFPDAARRAVAEQADRQGIGGRYPSQK; from the coding sequence GTGAAGATCGTGGCGTCCTGGGCGGCCAGATTCAGGGTGCGGCAATACATCAAGTCAAGCCTGTGGATCGTGCCGCTGCTCGGTCTCGTCCTGGGCGGCATCCTCGCCGAATGGGCCGTCGCGGCCGACGGAACCGGATGGCCGCCCAGCGGCTGGCACTACTCCACGAGCACGGCGAGCGGCGTACTCACCGCCATCGTCGGGGCGATGGTGGCGTTGCTGGGCTTCGTCGTCACCATCGGCGTCCTCGTCGTCCAGCAGGCCACCGGCACGCTCTCTCCTCGCTATATGCGCCTGTGGTACCGCGACCGTCTGCAGAAGGCGGTGCTGGCGACCTTCACCGGGACCTTCGCGTTCGCCTTCTCCTTGCTGCGCAGCATCGAGGACGACTCCGTGCCCGACCTCGGTGTCACCCTGGCCGGCGGAGCGGTGGCCATCAGCCTGGTGCTCCTGCTCGTCTACCTGAACCGGTTCACGCACAGTCTCAGACCGGTGGCCATCGCCGACCTGGTCGCCCGCATGGGACGAGCCGTTTTCCGCCGTGGCGCCGTGGAGATCCGCGGCGCGGCGCCGAACGCGGACGAGCAGGTGCCGCCCGGGACTCCGGTCATGCGGATCTGTTCCGAACGCGGTGGTGCCATCCAGTCCTTCAACGTGACCGGGCTGGTCGCCGAGGCCGCGCGTCACGACTGCGTCTTCGTCGTCACCCGGCTGATCGGAGACTTCGCGCCGCCTGGTGCGGTCCTCGTGGAGGTCCACGGCGGCACGTCGCGACCCGACCCGGAACGAGTGACCGGCCTTGTCGCCCTCGGGGCCGAGCGGACCATCGAGCAGGACCCCGCCTTCGCCCTCAGAGTCCTCGTCGACATCGCCATCAGAGCCCTTTCCCCCGCGGTGAACGACCCCACGACCGCGGTGCAGGTGCTCAACTACATCGAGTCGTTCCTGCACATGGCGCGCAAAGCGCCCCTGCCCGGCCGCTATGTCCTGGCCGATCGCCAGGGGCACCCCCGGCTCGTACTGCTCGGGCGGGACTGGGAAAGCTACCTTCAGCTGGCCCTGTGCGAGATCCGCGACTACGGAGCGTCGTCCGTGCAGATCTGCCGCCGGCTCCGCGCCTTGCTCGACGGCCTCCTCGAAACCCTCCCGCCGGAACGGCACCCCTCCGTGCGAGCCGAATTGAGTCTGCTCCAGGAGTCGGTCGAGCGGGAGTTCCCCGACGCGGCCCGGCGCGCCGTCGCCGAGCAGGCCGACCGACAGGGCATCGGCGGGCGCTACCCCTCGCAGAAGTAG
- a CDS encoding glycoside hydrolase family 15 protein: MDDYPLIENHGLIGDLQTAALVTTDATIDWFCCPRFDSPSVFGALLDRRKGGHFTVRPAASDYETKQLYHPDTAVLVTRFMTEAGAGEVVDFMPVTGTTATPRHRLVRMLRCVRGSMTFEGEIAPRFDYGRKPHELHITEHGALFSSEDMDLAVHPVREPHDERLLNALSGDKDLRFTLTLQAGQQRGLVIESSPAGPPHEVRLAEFEELFNETVRFWRSWLSQSTYTGRWREAVERSAITLKLMTYAPSGALVAAPTTALPEQLGGERNWDYRFTWIRDASFSVYALLGLGFKEEATAFISWLHNRVKEEAGQGNGTGPLNIMYRVDGSTDLVEEELKHWEGYRGSAPVRIGNGAANQLQLDIYGEALDSIYFAHQHGIHLDTKGWTALHTLLDWLVDHWDQPGEGLWETRGGRKDFTYGRVMSWVAFDRALRISYDDGRPAARGRWMAERDNLYAQVLDQGWDQQKQSFVQHYGDDVLDSSLLRMPTVGFITPDDPMWKSTMDAMDRELVSDSLVYRYNPEASPDGLRGSEGTFSLCTFMYVDALARTGRTDQARLVLEKMLTYANHLGLYSEEIALTGRQLGNFPQAFTHLALIDAAITLDATLNSKRVTA; encoded by the coding sequence ATGGACGACTATCCCCTGATCGAGAACCATGGGCTGATCGGTGATCTGCAGACCGCGGCCCTGGTCACCACCGACGCCACGATCGACTGGTTCTGCTGTCCACGCTTCGACTCACCCAGCGTCTTCGGCGCTCTGCTCGACCGGCGCAAAGGCGGCCACTTCACCGTCCGACCCGCCGCGAGCGACTACGAGACCAAGCAGCTGTACCACCCCGACACCGCCGTCCTGGTGACACGCTTCATGACGGAGGCCGGAGCCGGCGAGGTCGTCGACTTCATGCCGGTGACCGGGACGACGGCAACGCCGCGGCACCGGCTGGTCCGCATGCTGCGCTGTGTACGCGGCAGCATGACGTTCGAGGGTGAGATCGCCCCCCGCTTCGACTACGGCCGCAAGCCGCACGAACTGCACATCACCGAGCACGGGGCCCTGTTCAGCTCGGAGGACATGGATCTTGCCGTGCACCCTGTCCGGGAGCCGCACGACGAGCGACTCCTGAACGCTCTGTCGGGCGACAAGGACCTCCGCTTCACCCTGACCCTGCAGGCGGGACAACAACGCGGTCTGGTCATCGAGTCGTCGCCCGCAGGGCCGCCCCACGAGGTGCGGCTCGCGGAGTTCGAAGAACTGTTCAACGAGACGGTCCGCTTCTGGCGCTCATGGCTCAGCCAGTCCACCTACACCGGCCGGTGGCGCGAGGCGGTCGAACGCTCAGCCATCACCCTCAAGCTCATGACCTACGCGCCGAGCGGCGCGCTGGTCGCCGCCCCCACGACGGCGTTGCCGGAGCAGCTGGGCGGCGAGCGCAACTGGGACTACCGCTTCACCTGGATCCGCGACGCGTCCTTCTCCGTGTACGCCTTGCTGGGCCTGGGCTTCAAAGAAGAGGCGACGGCGTTCATCAGCTGGCTCCACAACCGGGTGAAGGAAGAGGCCGGCCAGGGCAACGGCACCGGGCCGCTGAACATCATGTACCGCGTCGACGGCTCGACCGACCTGGTGGAGGAGGAGCTCAAGCACTGGGAGGGCTACCGCGGCTCCGCCCCCGTCCGCATCGGCAACGGAGCCGCGAACCAGCTGCAACTGGACATCTACGGCGAGGCGCTGGACAGCATCTACTTCGCACACCAGCACGGCATCCATCTGGACACCAAGGGATGGACGGCGCTGCACACACTGCTCGACTGGCTGGTCGACCACTGGGACCAACCCGGAGAAGGCCTGTGGGAGACCCGCGGCGGCCGCAAGGACTTCACCTACGGCCGAGTGATGTCCTGGGTGGCCTTCGACCGCGCCCTGCGGATCTCCTACGACGACGGGCGCCCGGCGGCCCGCGGCCGCTGGATGGCCGAGCGCGACAACCTCTACGCGCAGGTCCTCGACCAAGGATGGGACCAGCAGAAACAGTCCTTCGTGCAGCACTACGGCGACGACGTGCTCGACTCGTCGCTGCTGCGCATGCCCACGGTGGGTTTCATCACGCCCGATGACCCGATGTGGAAGTCCACCATGGACGCGATGGACCGTGAACTGGTCAGCGACAGCCTGGTCTATCGCTACAACCCCGAAGCGTCACCGGACGGGCTGCGCGGCTCGGAGGGAACCTTCTCCCTGTGCACGTTCATGTACGTCGATGCCCTGGCGCGGACCGGTCGCACGGATCAGGCCAGGCTGGTGCTGGAGAAGATGCTCACCTACGCCAACCATCTGGGCCTGTACTCCGAGGAGATCGCCCTGACGGGCCGTCAACTGGGCAATTTCCCGCAGGCCTTCACCCACCTGGCGCTGATCGACGCGGCCATCACCCTCGACGCGACCCTCAACAGCAAGCGCGTGACGGCGTAG
- a CDS encoding cation:proton antiporter, whose translation MTDDEILLGIALTFALAAGSQILASKLRVPALIILLPAGFAAGALTDVIHPDKLIGPDFSALVSMAVAVILYDAGLGLNLSKLTGRTRWIVGRLLLFGVLLTFFVTAAVAPAMFDMPLRVAAMLGVILVVSGPTVVGPLLDFVRPNDKVRRILIWEGTLTDPIGGILGALVFHAVATTHRVDIGRGYQLGQFALSLVVGLVGGAVATAVLWLTLRTLRLGETLGTLAQLATVITVSAMCDIVRDDTGLIAAIVAGLAVTNIRGFDIPARRPFFETLAQLIIGLLFVSISSSVAPSSVRPVLLPALGLIALLVLVVRPVIAFASTTRSGLTMGERAFIGWMAPRGIVAAATASAFAAGLVEQGEPGASRILPVTFLVIVGTVVLYALTAAPVARRLGIVEPGGHRILLVGGEPWVVDLGRTLQSAGLDVLMWAGADAERERIDAAGIELATGDLLATATNPGARLEGVTAVFLATDDDDFNALAAVVMQDSVEGPVYRVGPPHGGHGVVAPYTGGDILFGTALVRHILAARYERGARFVIRSGSAPLPEGHDTLFVVRADRRLEPVTDKQQVIPGEGDQVVLLGSAPSEG comes from the coding sequence GTGACGGACGACGAGATCCTTCTCGGGATCGCTCTGACGTTCGCGCTCGCCGCCGGATCCCAGATCCTGGCGAGCAAGCTGCGCGTCCCCGCACTGATCATCCTGCTGCCGGCGGGTTTCGCGGCCGGGGCGCTGACGGACGTCATCCATCCGGACAAGCTGATCGGCCCGGACTTCTCCGCCCTGGTCTCGATGGCCGTCGCGGTGATCCTCTACGACGCGGGCCTCGGGCTCAATCTGAGCAAACTCACGGGTCGCACGCGATGGATCGTGGGCAGGCTGCTGCTGTTCGGCGTGCTGCTCACGTTCTTCGTCACGGCAGCGGTGGCGCCCGCGATGTTCGACATGCCCCTGCGGGTCGCCGCGATGCTCGGTGTGATCCTCGTGGTCTCCGGCCCGACCGTCGTCGGTCCACTGCTCGACTTCGTCCGTCCGAACGACAAGGTGCGCCGCATCCTGATCTGGGAAGGGACGCTGACGGATCCGATCGGCGGCATCCTGGGCGCGCTGGTGTTCCATGCCGTGGCCACGACGCACCGGGTCGACATCGGCCGGGGCTACCAACTGGGTCAGTTCGCGCTCAGCCTCGTTGTGGGTTTGGTCGGGGGAGCGGTGGCGACGGCCGTGCTGTGGCTGACGCTGCGCACCCTGCGGCTGGGCGAGACTTTGGGAACGCTGGCGCAACTGGCCACGGTGATCACCGTGTCGGCGATGTGCGACATCGTCCGGGACGACACCGGGCTCATCGCCGCCATCGTGGCGGGTCTCGCCGTGACCAACATCCGCGGCTTCGACATTCCGGCCCGACGGCCCTTCTTCGAGACACTGGCCCAACTGATCATCGGCTTGCTGTTCGTCTCCATCTCCTCCAGCGTCGCTCCCTCCTCCGTGAGGCCCGTGCTGCTGCCGGCTCTGGGGCTCATCGCTCTGCTCGTCCTGGTCGTGCGCCCCGTGATCGCCTTCGCGTCGACCACCCGGTCCGGCCTGACCATGGGGGAGCGGGCCTTCATCGGATGGATGGCACCGCGAGGCATCGTGGCCGCGGCGACGGCCTCGGCATTCGCGGCGGGCCTCGTCGAGCAGGGGGAGCCCGGAGCCTCCCGCATCCTTCCCGTCACCTTCCTGGTGATCGTGGGCACCGTCGTGCTGTACGCGCTCACCGCGGCGCCGGTGGCGCGACGGCTCGGCATCGTCGAACCCGGGGGACACCGGATCCTGCTGGTGGGCGGGGAGCCATGGGTGGTGGACCTGGGAAGAACGTTGCAGAGCGCCGGCCTGGACGTACTCATGTGGGCGGGGGCCGACGCCGAACGAGAACGCATCGACGCCGCGGGAATCGAGCTGGCCACCGGTGATCTGCTGGCCACGGCCACCAATCCCGGCGCCAGGCTGGAGGGTGTGACGGCCGTCTTCCTGGCCACCGACGACGACGACTTCAACGCGCTCGCCGCCGTGGTGATGCAGGACAGCGTCGAAGGCCCCGTGTACCGGGTCGGACCGCCGCACGGCGGTCATGGCGTCGTCGCCCCTTACACCGGCGGCGACATCCTGTTCGGCACCGCGCTCGTTCGTCACATCCTGGCGGCACGCTACGAGCGGGGAGCCCGCTTCGTGATCCGGTCCGGCTCGGCCCCCCTCCCGGAGGGCCACGACACCCTGTTCGTCGTCCGCGCCGACCGGCGGCTGGAGCCGGTCACCGACAAGCAGCAGGTCATCCCGGGGGAGGGCGACCAGGTGGTACTGCTCGGCTCCGCCCCCTCCGAAGGGTGA
- a CDS encoding cytochrome d ubiquinol oxidase subunit II: MTADVIAVTLLLAVAAYACAGGTDYGAGFWDLTAGGAERGKRPRQLIDHAMAPVWEVNNVWLIFVFVIMWTGFPVLFQTVFSAMWLPLALAAMGMVLRGAGFAFRKPARRLVGRRLYGAVFAVASLVTPFFLGSAVGGVASGRVSPGTEASADAWFNPTSLMFGLTAVAGTAFLGAVFLTGDARRLDADLVGYFRRRALASLAVVSVLAVLALSVTRDDSAHVWHGLTHGVGLGFVIAAGVAVLATIWLLLRTPGVWVRVAAVAVVAGAVLAWGMAQRPYLLPTSLTVSDGAGAPATLTWLLVVTVIAVVVVFPAVALLYWLDTHGELEELTDAELRRSGTGENGPSGTA; encoded by the coding sequence GTGACCGCCGACGTCATCGCCGTGACGCTGCTCCTCGCCGTCGCCGCGTACGCGTGTGCGGGCGGCACCGACTACGGCGCAGGATTCTGGGATCTCACCGCGGGCGGGGCGGAGCGCGGCAAGCGCCCCCGGCAGCTGATCGACCACGCGATGGCTCCCGTGTGGGAGGTGAACAACGTCTGGCTGATCTTCGTCTTCGTCATCATGTGGACCGGCTTCCCGGTCCTTTTCCAGACCGTGTTCTCCGCGATGTGGCTGCCGTTGGCGCTGGCCGCGATGGGCATGGTCCTGCGGGGCGCCGGCTTCGCCTTCCGCAAGCCCGCCCGCCGGCTCGTGGGGCGGCGTCTGTACGGTGCCGTGTTCGCCGTGGCCTCGCTCGTGACGCCGTTCTTCCTCGGCTCGGCTGTCGGCGGGGTCGCGTCGGGCCGGGTCTCGCCCGGCACGGAGGCCTCCGCCGACGCCTGGTTCAACCCCACCTCGCTGATGTTCGGTCTGACCGCTGTCGCGGGCACCGCGTTCCTTGGCGCGGTCTTCCTCACGGGAGACGCCCGGCGCCTCGACGCCGATCTGGTCGGCTACTTCCGGCGGCGCGCGCTGGCCAGCCTCGCGGTCGTGTCCGTGCTGGCTGTGCTCGCGTTGTCCGTCACCCGGGACGACAGTGCGCACGTGTGGCACGGACTGACCCATGGCGTGGGTCTGGGCTTCGTCATCGCCGCGGGGGTGGCCGTCCTCGCGACGATCTGGCTGCTTCTGCGGACGCCGGGCGTCTGGGTCCGGGTCGCGGCCGTCGCGGTCGTCGCGGGTGCGGTGCTCGCCTGGGGCATGGCCCAGCGGCCCTACCTCCTTCCGACGTCGTTGACCGTGTCCGACGGGGCGGGCGCCCCCGCCACACTCACGTGGCTGCTTGTGGTCACGGTGATCGCCGTGGTCGTGGTCTTCCCGGCCGTCGCTCTCCTGTACTGGCTGGACACCCACGGCGAACTGGAGGAACTCACGGACGCCGAACTGCGACGAAGCGGTACGGGCGAGAACGGCCCCTCCGGAACCGCCTGA
- a CDS encoding cytochrome ubiquinol oxidase subunit I codes for MYTYVSLVADAPAQLLPARELMAFTLASHIILVPLGVALPLITLVMHYRGLRRNDATALLLARRWSAVMAVQFAVGVVTGTVLSFEFGLLWPGLMGRWGDVFGIGFGVEAWAFFLEAVLIAIYLYGWRRLKPRTHFLLGLPLPATALLGAFGILAANSWMNTPQGFSLDASGRPVDVDVWKAIFTPMFGPQYWHFVLAMLMTAGYMVAGVYAVGWLRGRRDRYHRLGFTIPFTIASIAAPVQMVLGDSIARSVFHKQPVKFAAMEIVWKTDTRVPEYLYGRLHPDGSISGGIKIPLLDSVLAGFRPDTKVVGLTSVPASERPTATQATIAHWAFDTMVFIGTALLLLALCYGWIWLRHRRPPESTWFYRGAACAGVASVVAVECGWVATEVGRQPWIVYQNMRVAEAVTATRSSTLWIMFGLVIVVYVFVFGSLLTVLLKMRARWRLADEQQAAHAPEADTPYGPRTAPQGDDILTSGTGGRPRDGRP; via the coding sequence ATGTACACCTACGTCTCGCTGGTGGCGGACGCCCCAGCGCAACTGCTGCCCGCCCGGGAGCTCATGGCCTTCACCCTGGCCTCCCACATCATCCTGGTGCCCCTGGGCGTGGCGCTCCCTCTCATCACCCTGGTCATGCACTACCGAGGGCTGCGCCGCAACGATGCCACCGCGCTGCTCCTGGCCCGGCGCTGGTCGGCCGTCATGGCGGTGCAGTTCGCGGTCGGCGTCGTCACCGGCACGGTGCTTTCCTTCGAGTTCGGTCTGCTCTGGCCGGGACTGATGGGGCGGTGGGGCGACGTCTTCGGGATCGGGTTCGGTGTCGAGGCCTGGGCGTTCTTCCTCGAGGCGGTACTCATCGCGATCTATCTCTACGGGTGGCGCCGGCTGAAGCCGCGTACCCATTTCCTGCTCGGGCTGCCGCTCCCGGCCACCGCCCTGCTGGGCGCGTTCGGTATTCTGGCAGCCAACTCCTGGATGAACACACCGCAGGGGTTCTCCCTGGACGCCTCGGGCCGACCGGTCGATGTCGACGTGTGGAAGGCGATCTTCACGCCCATGTTCGGGCCGCAGTACTGGCACTTCGTCCTAGCCATGCTGATGACGGCGGGTTACATGGTGGCCGGTGTCTATGCCGTGGGCTGGCTGCGGGGCCGCCGGGACCGGTATCACCGGCTCGGGTTCACCATTCCCTTCACGATCGCATCCATCGCCGCGCCCGTGCAGATGGTCCTGGGCGACTCCATCGCGCGCTCGGTCTTCCACAAACAGCCGGTGAAGTTCGCGGCCATGGAGATCGTCTGGAAGACCGACACCCGCGTACCGGAGTACCTCTACGGTCGCCTGCACCCGGACGGCTCGATCTCCGGCGGTATCAAGATTCCCTTGCTCGACTCCGTGCTGGCCGGGTTCCGCCCGGACACCAAGGTGGTCGGGCTGACCTCCGTCCCGGCCAGTGAACGGCCGACCGCCACTCAGGCGACCATCGCGCACTGGGCCTTCGACACGATGGTCTTCATCGGCACCGCGTTGCTGCTGCTCGCGCTGTGCTACGGATGGATCTGGCTGCGCCACCGCCGGCCTCCCGAATCCACGTGGTTCTATCGCGGCGCGGCCTGCGCCGGAGTCGCGTCCGTCGTGGCGGTGGAGTGCGGGTGGGTCGCCACCGAGGTCGGCCGCCAGCCCTGGATCGTCTACCAGAACATGCGGGTCGCCGAGGCGGTCACGGCGACCCGCTCCAGCACCCTGTGGATCATGTTCGGCCTGGTGATCGTGGTGTATGTGTTCGTCTTCGGCTCGCTGCTGACGGTCCTGCTCAAGATGCGGGCGCGCTGGCGGCTCGCCGACGAGCAACAGGCGGCGCACGCACCGGAGGCCGATACCCCCTACGGGCCGAGAACAGCTCCTCAGGGCGACGACATCCTCACCTCCGGCACCGGAGGCAGGCCCCGGGACGGCCGCCCGTGA
- a CDS encoding SDR family oxidoreductase gives MDSTEAPQGVIPAHLLRGQKALVTGANSGIGMATALGLARAGADVVVNYVADRDAAEKVVEEITSFGVRAAAYEADVSKEDQVVAMVDRMVQEFGTIDIMVANAGLQRDARLTEMTLAQWQKVIDVNLTGQFLCAREAAKEFRRRGVVPEVSRAAGKIICMSSVHQLIPWSGHVNYASSKGGVQMMMQTLAQELAPEKIRVNAVAPGAIKTPINRSAWETPEAREDLLRLIPYDRIGDPDDIAHAVVALSSDLMDYVVGTTLYVDGGMTLFPGFATGG, from the coding sequence CCTTCTGAGGGGTCAGAAGGCACTGGTCACGGGAGCGAACTCGGGCATCGGCATGGCCACCGCGCTGGGGCTCGCCCGGGCCGGCGCGGACGTGGTCGTGAACTACGTGGCGGATCGTGACGCCGCCGAGAAGGTCGTCGAGGAGATCACCTCCTTCGGCGTGCGCGCGGCCGCCTACGAGGCGGACGTGTCCAAGGAGGACCAGGTCGTCGCCATGGTGGATCGGATGGTCCAGGAGTTCGGGACGATCGACATCATGGTCGCCAACGCCGGTCTGCAGCGCGACGCCCGGCTCACCGAGATGACGCTGGCGCAGTGGCAGAAGGTGATCGATGTCAACCTCACGGGGCAGTTCCTGTGCGCCAGGGAGGCGGCCAAGGAGTTCCGGCGCCGCGGTGTCGTTCCCGAGGTGTCCCGCGCGGCCGGGAAGATCATCTGCATGAGCTCGGTGCACCAGCTCATCCCGTGGTCCGGCCACGTCAACTACGCGTCCTCCAAGGGGGGCGTGCAGATGATGATGCAGACCCTGGCCCAGGAGCTCGCCCCGGAGAAGATCAGGGTGAACGCGGTCGCCCCCGGTGCGATCAAGACGCCGATCAACCGCAGCGCCTGGGAGACGCCCGAGGCCCGGGAAGACCTGCTGCGGCTGATTCCCTACGACCGGATCGGCGACCCCGACGACATCGCCCACGCCGTCGTCGCCCTCTCGTCCGACCTCATGGACTACGTCGTGGGGACGACCCTGTACGTGGACGGCGGCATGACTCTCTTCCCCGGGTTCGCCACCGGTGGCTGA